One Streptomyces sp. R28 DNA window includes the following coding sequences:
- the ureA gene encoding urease subunit gamma, with protein MRLTPTERDRLLLFGAAELARARRARGLPLNVPEATALIADTVCEAARDGARLAEAIERARSVLGPDDVLPGVADVVTEVHVEAVFDDGSRLAVVSDPIGGSLGDRAPGALLPGPEHAEPEAVVRLTVTNTATVPVSVTSHFHFFEANPRLDFVRERAYGMRLAVPAGSSVRFGPGESVEVGLVPIGGDRIAIGFAGLVDGALDAPGVKEEALRRAAACGYRGAAAQGGEFQGAER; from the coding sequence GTGAGACTGACTCCCACGGAGCGTGACCGGCTGCTGCTGTTCGGAGCCGCGGAGCTGGCCCGTGCCCGCCGCGCCCGAGGTCTGCCGCTCAACGTGCCGGAGGCGACCGCGCTGATCGCGGACACCGTGTGCGAGGCCGCCCGCGACGGCGCCCGGCTGGCGGAGGCCATCGAGCGCGCCCGGTCGGTGCTCGGCCCGGACGACGTGTTGCCGGGTGTCGCGGACGTCGTCACCGAAGTGCATGTCGAGGCGGTCTTCGACGACGGTTCACGGCTCGCGGTCGTCAGCGATCCGATCGGCGGAAGTCTCGGTGACCGGGCCCCGGGCGCGCTGCTGCCGGGGCCCGAGCACGCCGAGCCCGAGGCGGTCGTACGGCTGACCGTCACCAACACCGCCACCGTGCCCGTCTCCGTCACCTCCCACTTCCACTTCTTCGAGGCCAACCCGCGCCTCGACTTCGTACGGGAGCGGGCCTACGGGATGCGGCTCGCCGTACCGGCCGGGTCCTCGGTGCGGTTCGGGCCGGGCGAGAGCGTCGAGGTCGGGCTCGTGCCCATCGGGGGCGATCGGATCGCGATCGGGTTCGCCGGTCTGGTCGACGGGGCGCTGGACGCGCCGGGGGTGAAGGAAGAGGCCCTGCGCAGGGCCGCCGCCTGCGGATACCGGGGAGCCGCAGCTCAAGGGGGCGAGTTTCAGGGAGCAGAACGATGA